The genomic region TTAAAAACATACGTAACACATAAATAATAAAGGGTATAACAATGTATCGTTAGTGTAGTGCGATCATGGTGCTTTGCCAACTAGTTTTATATAATTATCAAAAAAAATGCGTAACCTATTTTGATACCCATTTTTTATATTTATTGTTCACAAATTGCAGCAGCTTCTTCACAGATTTTCTTTATTGTATGTTCAGGAAATCCGAGCTTTTTAAGTAACTCTGTACGGTGCGGAATGTCACGGCAAAGAATTAATTTATTTTTTATAAATGCACGCTTTTGCTGGCGAGAAAGAGCGGTGAGTGCGGTGATTGGGTGTAATTGTAGTTTTTTAATCAGGTGTGGCAGATTATTATCTACTGGGTAAGACCAATCAAGCAGCTGTATCTGTGCGCATTGTGCATATTGTATGGCTTGCGAGGTAAATCGAGTGTTGGTGACAATCCAAGCACCATGAAACTTATCAGTATCTTTGGGATTATTATTCCATCCTTTTGCTATATCATCAAATCGGGCTTTTACATACAGTGTCACTTTGACATCAGATTTAATCCCTTGTCGGTTATGAAATTTACATTCGATCATGAGATGTTTACTTTCTTTGCGTGCGATTATGTCGAGCTCATGATCTACGCATGCGCCGCGTCCAATTTGATCGGTCTGTGTGCTGTATCCTTGTTCTTTAAAAATAAGTGCAATAAATTGCTCGAATGGAAATCCGGTTGGTCCTAGTTCCATTAAGGCCCGTTTTATATTATATCGTGCTGCTAAAGGAGGATTATTCTCTTGTAATCGTTCTAACGCAAAATCATACAGTTGCCGAGTGGTACGCATTGCAGGCATTAGCTCTATTTCTTTGACTATTTTTGTAATCAGTTGTTCAGGGGCTCCAATTTTGAGTAAAGAATGTTTAAATTTTTGTATGTCGAAAGGCTCCTTTTCTCCAGAAGCCTTTCGTATATACCTGATCATTATTTCTGCTCCAACGGAGTGAATATTATTGTGTTGGGCATGTTGATTTTCCGTCAGTAAGCAGCGGCAAGAATGGATCTTTTGCTGGGTCAGTCATACCATTGAATGTAGCAAAATCAAGTGCGGTTCTTCCTTTTAGATCTTTTGCATTCCACACAGCTCCTTTGGCAACCAATAAAGAAAGCACTGCGCATAGTTGGTTTGGTAGGTTAGGATTCTTTAAATATGCTTGGTATGAAGAGTTAGGATCATCGCTTACTGTTCTATAGTTATTTTTAATGATCATGAGCATGAGTACAGTGGTTCCTAAAGCATCCGCAGCATTTACATCCTTTGATGTGCTATTTTCTACAAGCGCTCGCACTGCCGCTAAATCTTGATGGTTAACACGGAGTAGCGCAGGAATGCTTGCAAGTTCTTGCTCTATATCACTGGCAAAAGCTATTGTTTGTTGCTCTGCAATAATGCTTTCTTGTTCTGCTTCATTAAGTTCTTTATCGGCTGTGTCCAGAATAAGGTCTACATTTGCAGAAGAGATCGGAGGAAGTGTCATGACGATTGTTGCGATTGGTAGAGCTGGCTGAATCGTTTTATGTGATTTACTAACGATATTTTCAAAAGGCTTAATAAGCGCATTTACAAGTTCATTGGCTACTTTATCAATGACTGATTTTAAAGCTTTGGTAACTGCATTAAATCCGGCTTTAACATCAAGAGTTATACTGAAATTGACCGGTTGGTGAAATAGTTCTGCAACAACTTTTACATCACCAAGAACACCACGTCCAATATCTTGCAGGCGTCCATGATATTTAATTTCATTGAGGTCAAATAGATCAAGAGGTTCTACTACTATAAATTTTCCTGCTTTGATAATACCAGTCGTTACCTGCTTTGTTCCTTCAAGGATCCCTTTTGCAGTTTCAGCTGATCCTTTCATGACGCCATAAGTAGTATTTTCTACCACTTTATCTAAGAATTGTTCTGCAACAACGAGTGCACCTTTTGCAGTTTCTCGTGCGGCAATTAATGTTCCTGTTGCAGCTGCTTGTGATGCGATGAGTACACCAGTAGCGGTTTTGTGTGCAATTTCAAGTCCTGCTTTGCGTGTAGCATAATCAATGGCCCGTGTGAGCTTTGTGTCCTTAAATCGATCGGCAACTGCTTTTCCTGCTTTTTCTAACGCTTTTGCAGTTGGCTTGAGTACTTCTTTATAAATGGTTTTACCAGCTTTTTCAAATGCTTTTTTTATTTTACCTTCAACGCTTTCATCCATGCGCCATATGACAAAGCTTGGCCACCAATTATTGTTATCCTTCGGGTTTCGTTTCGGAACGAGGTTCAGTCCGAAGTTATTATAAACAGCTTGGCCTGCAGGAGCAGAATAAATTTGTGGTGCAATACCCCAACAGCCACCGTTTTTATCAAGCATTTTTGCAGTGAATACCAGAGGGGCACCAGTTTCAGGATCTTTTCCCCATACCTCACCAACTTTTGCGCCTATGATATGCACATCGGTAAAGCCTTTATGGAGGCGCCAATCATTTACTCCTTTTATTCCTTCAGTTATTACCTCTAATGGATTGCCGTCGGGTCCTGCAATAGTTTTTTTAGTAGCCGCTGCAATTTCTCGTCTGAAGTAATCTCCAACGAATTCCCACCGAACATACATTTTTAGTGGTATTTTGTTATGTATAACTACATTTACTGCATTGATGGTTGTTGCGACCAATAACAGTATAAAAATACGTAATTTTTTTATTATCATGTCTGTCTCTTTTTATTTTAAAAGTCTGGTAATCCGTTATACCATTTGTCTAGGGCATTGATCTCTTTTTGGAGTGAATCAACGTCACGTTGCGCTTTTTTAAATGCATTGTCTGATTTTTGGATTGCACCGTTAATGCTATCAATGCTTTTGCGTGCGCGACGTACTTTTTCTTCTGCCGCATCAATATCTTTTCGTGCTTTTGTAATTGCGATATCAACTTTATCGATTTCTTTTTTCGCATCATTAAATGCTTTGTTCACTTCTTTTTCTGCGATATCAAATGCTTTCTTTATTTCAAAAAGGATGTATTTTTTGAGATATTGTTTAAATACGATGTCGAGTACAAAATCTGGGTTAGTAAGAGTTCCTGATGATGTACCACGAATTTTTGAAAACAGAAGAGGAGTCTTTTTACCTTCTGAATCTATCCACGTGAATTTATCTCCACCCAAAGAATCTTCAAAATCAAAGGTAATTCCTTTGTCTGATAGCTCTATAAATGTTTTTGTTTTGATAATGTCTGCAATGTTGAGCATGCCTGACACATGGAAAATCTGGCGCGATGGAGTAAACTCAATATCGATTTTTGGTTTATCAACAACGATACCGGTTTCGGCATCCGAATAACCCGTGATTTTTAATATACCCAAGATATCAATTGGATCGAGGCTTGCATATGCTTTAAATCCACATGTTTCAAGTTGTTCGCATCCAATGTGTATATCAAGTGTTGCAGTTTTTCCAAGGACATCGATTTCCCCTTTAGCGGCGATACCTGCTTGAATGATTTGATCTCCAATGTGGATGTCTTGCATTGCGTATTTAACGGTCGCATGTTTTTTAATAGCCAATGAAGGGATTTTTACTGTTGGAATTGGTTGATTGATAATTTCTGAAACGATATTAACGACATTAACGAGTGATATATCTTGTCTGCTAATCCCTTCGAATCCAATATTTGAAACATTGGCACTAACGAAAAATTTAATTTCTAAATCAAGATATTCTTTCATGATAAAGCGACCGGCGCCACCAAATTCTGTCGGAATTCCTGGGCTTCCATAGGCCATGCCAAGCACGAATGCTAAATCTTGTACTGCCCAACCTTTTCTTCCGAAGGCATTAGGCCAGCGGCCTTTCATCTGAGCAATCAGATCGGCTGCATCCGGTTTGAATTCAAATTTTCCACCAAATTCTAAGGTGTCTTTAGCGGTAGGTCGGTAAATAAGTTCCGCTTCTACACTGACTGAAGGTGCGCCGCTGAGAGCAATTGCTATTTTGCCCATAGAGAATTTTTTTGACGGATCTGGTTCACCACGAGATAAGATTATGCTGAAGGTACTTAATTTCGGTGTGTTAGGTAAAATCGTTCCCTCTAGCGTAAATGTTTGCCCACTCGCTCCCATTAATTTTCCTGCTGATGCTAATGGTCCTACTAATGGAACTTCTGCCACAAATGAAACTCCCTTTGGAATCTCTTGCTTACTTTCCGTATCGGTAAACTCTATGGAACTTACTTGGAATGCGGCACGTTTAAAGATGAGTTGATTAAAGGGCGGTATGTTGAGATCGGGGATAATGTCTCCCAATGATTTGTCTTCAGCCAGAGGAGCGCTGAAGTATACCCCTTTTTCTCCCGCGGGATTTTCTACAAATTTAATTATTGATCGCAGTGGTTTGCCAAAGACATTTAAGTCACCTTTGAGAGAAATGCTGTTGGTTGTCTTTCCATTTTTTTTGATGATATCTACGCTTGCATCTAATTTAGTTACTTTAAATGTGCTTAAGCCAGGAATTTTTGCAAATGGAGCGAATTCTTCTGCAGTTGCTTTTGCGGTGAAGGTCGTTGTCTTTTTCTTTTTATCTTTTGGATCTGGCAGAACGGCAATTGATGCGACAAAAGTCATGCCCTGAAAGCCAATCGTACCTTGAATAGAGAATGATTTATTTTCGGAGTTAAAGTTTACCGTTGCTTCTTTCAGAGCGATGCCTGCATAAGAAACATCGGTTCCCACTTTTCCAGTCAGATCGATACCTTTTGTAGTAAGTGTGGCATCGATTCCTACGTTCATATGGTCAATACCAGGCACGGAAGTAATGTCAGATTTACCTTTTAAGGTTAAAGAATATGGTTTTTTTGTGGTGTCTATAGAAAATGATGCTTGCTCGATAGTAGCAAAATCTTTTATAGGGAATTCTTTTGCTTCTATGGTCAGCGTTGCACCTTCGGCCGATATGATACCGGTTAATTTAAGGCCCGTATAATCTTCACCAAGTTCTTTTGCTTCTTCTTTTCCTGCAGGTCTTTTTTTTAATGATTCTATTGTTGGTGCTTCTGCTAACTCTGTTTGGCTGAGGTCTATTATGCCTTCAATTTTTATATGACGGCCTTTTGGATCTTCTTTTTGTGTTTTTTCATCTTTTGCTTTTTCAGTTGCAGGTTTTTCTTTTTCTGTTTCTGTAGGTTTTTCTTCGCCTGTTGGTTCTTCTTTAGTTTCAGTCTTTTCAGGAGTTTTTTCCGTTTTAG from Candidatus Babeliales bacterium harbors:
- a CDS encoding restriction endonuclease, which gives rise to MIRYIRKASGEKEPFDIQKFKHSLLKIGAPEQLITKIVKEIELMPAMRTTRQLYDFALERLQENNPPLAARYNIKRALMELGPTGFPFEQFIALIFKEQGYSTQTDQIGRGACVDHELDIIARKESKHLMIECKFHNRQGIKSDVKVTLYVKARFDDIAKGWNNNPKDTDKFHGAWIVTNTRFTSQAIQYAQCAQIQLLDWSYPVDNNLPHLIKKLQLHPITALTALSRQQKRAFIKNKLILCRDIPHRTELLKKLGFPEHTIKKICEEAAAICEQ